The Longimicrobium sp. genomic interval TCGCGCGCGGCCGCGTCGAAGCGGCCGGGGTTCCACGCCTGCAGGTCCAGCCCGCAGCCACCCACCCCCAGGCAGGTCACGCGCTCGGCGGGGTGGCGGCCGCGCTCCACCATGTAGCGCGCGTCCTCGGCCCCCAGCGTGAGCGTCCACCCGGTGGACGGCGCCAGCATCCGCTCCAGCCGTGGGTACAGCCACAGCAGCAGCGGGTCGGCGCGCCCGCCCAGCCCGTCGGTGAAGAAGGTGCCGCGGGCGTGGTGCAGCACCGGGGTGCCGGTGGCCCGCGCCGCCAGGCGCCCCAGCAGCGAGGGGATGGGCCCGTGCAGGTGCACCACGTCGTACCGCCCGCGCCGCAGCACGCCCACCAGGCGCGCCAGCGTGGCCAGGTGCCGGGCGGACCCCATCTTCCGCGAGAACTCCACGGGGATGTAGCCCACCCCGGTCCCCTCCAGCTCCGCCACGTGGGGGCCGCGCCCGCAGGCGATGTCGACCTCCCACCCATCCCGCACCAGGGCACGGGCGATGGGAAGCATCTGCCGGGGGATGGCCAGCGAGAGCGTGGCCACGTGCAGTGCCCGGCGCGGCCGAGCCGGCGCCGCGGCCGCCTCCGCGGGCGCGGAGCGCGCCGGCGCCCGCGTGCTCACCCGCCCACCACCCCGGCCCGCTCCCGCCGCTCCGCGGGTGACGCGTCGCCGCGGGCGCCCGGCGCCGTCATCCACACGTACATCTGCTGGCGGCCGCCCACGCGCTGGATGCCGCGCAGCACCGCCCGCTTGGCGCTCCGCAGCAGCGACCGCCGGGCCGGCGGCGAGCCGCGCATCCCGGGAATCGCCCGCTGCTCCACGCCGGCGAAGCCCGCGTTGCGTGCCAGCAGGTCCATCGACTCGCGGGTGAAGAACTGGATGTGCGCGGGC includes:
- a CDS encoding glycosyltransferase; protein product: MSTRAPARSAPAEAAAAPARPRRALHVATLSLAIPRQMLPIARALVRDGWEVDIACGRGPHVAELEGTGVGYIPVEFSRKMGSARHLATLARLVGVLRRGRYDVVHLHGPIPSLLGRLAARATGTPVLHHARGTFFTDGLGGRADPLLLWLYPRLERMLAPSTGWTLTLGAEDARYMVERGRHPAERVTCLGVGGCGLDLQAWNPGRFDAAARERRRQELGVPPGARVVGFVGRMVAEKGILELVEAFREVRAAGRDAHLVVVGGVDPSERDKETAREVHERVARYGLEGAVTFAGLVDAPQSTVAAFDVLALPSYREALGQVLLEAGAMGIPVVAASNAGTRAAVIDGGTGLLVPPRDAGALAAALLRLLDDPELAARMGATAAARAQEHSRERFMRTVLEVYDRLAPPDASARH